Proteins co-encoded in one Arachis hypogaea cultivar Tifrunner chromosome 11, arahy.Tifrunner.gnm2.J5K5, whole genome shotgun sequence genomic window:
- the LOC112723836 gene encoding short-chain dehydrogenase PC-15-like, which translates to MSDPKIVLVTGCAIGGIGYEYCKAFAEKNCHVFASDISTRMQDMKQLESHSNIETLEIDVSSDQSVNSAVSTVISKRGRIDILVNNAGIGSTGPLAELPLDAIRKAWEINTLGQLRMVQHVVPHMASSRSGRIVNVGSIVGTVSTPWAGSYCSSKAAVIAMSNSLRLELRPFGIDVVLVLPGSVRSNLGRTNLERLGNQDWKLYKEFKDAIAERARASQGEKATDGRVFARHVVNKVLRTRPPKQIAFGHMTGLFALLSWSPIWVRDMFFSTRFGLNRKL; encoded by the coding sequence ATGAGTGATCCTAAAATTGTACTAGTCACTGGCTGTGCCATAGGTGGCATTGGCTATGAATATTGCAAGGCATTTGCCGAGAAAAATTGCCATGTCTTTGCTTCAGACATCTCAACAAGGATGCAAGACATGAAACAATTGGAGTCACACAGCAACATAGAAACACTCGAAATTGATGTATCTTCAGATCAAAGTGTTAATTCGGCGGTTTCAACCGTTATATCAAAGCGCGGTCGCATTGATATTCTGGTTAACAACGCCGGCATAGGTAGCACCGGTCCGTTAGCCGAATTGCCACTCGACGCAATTCGCAAAGCGTGGGAAATCAACACGTTGGGACAACTTAGAATGGTTCAGCATGTTGTCCCTCACATGGCTTCTAGCAGGAGTGGGAGAATAGTCAACGTTGGAAGCATTGTGGGAACCGTGTCGACGCCTTGGGCCGGATCTTATTGCTCGAGCAAGGCGGCTGTTATCGCCATGTCGAACAGTTTGCGGCTCGAGCTGCGGCCGTTTGGGATCGACGTGGTTCTCGTCCTCCCGGGATCTGTTAGGTCTAATCTCGGGAGGACGAATTTGGAGAGATTGGGGAACCAAGATTGGAAGCTTTACAAGGAGTTTAAGGATGCTATTGCGGAGAGAGCGAGAGCTTCTCAAGGAGAGAAGGCAACGGATGGAAGAGTTTTTGCAAGGCATGTTGTGAACAAAGTTTTGAGGACTAGACCACCAAAACAAATTGCTTTTGGTCACATGACTGGCTTGTTTGCTTTGCTTTCTTGGTCTCCCATTTGGGTTAGAGATATGTTTTTTTCTACTCGTTTTGGCCTAAACAGAAAGCTATAA